Sequence from the Muntiacus reevesi chromosome 9, mMunRee1.1, whole genome shotgun sequence genome:
GAGATTAGAGAATTAGCATGCACTGAAAAAGTCATCATTCTGAACCTCAAAATAGACTGAGATCTACTCACTGTGGTCCATTAAGGGGTCACCCAGTTTCCACTTAAGTAGCTAACATACTGGGCAAAGAGATTGCCTTGGAACCCCTAGGTCTCTTTAGCCCAGCTCCAAAAGCCCTAGAGAAGCATAAAAGGGAAAGagggtggaaagtgaaagtgctaggcactcaggcatgtctgattcttacagccccatgaactgtagtccccaggctgctctgtttatggaattctccaggcaaaaatactgaagtgggttaccactcccttttccaggggatcttcctgacccaggtatcaaactcaggtctcccacactgcaagcagattctttaccacctgagtcacagGGAATTACATCTAAATCAGTGAAGATTGcccatgaaaataatttttcaaaagaagagttTTTGGAGCTATTCCAGAAAAGATTGTCTCCAGAATACAGATCCAAAACCCCTGGATTTTTGGTGGTTTAAAACCCTGGAGAGACAGCAACACGGATTCTCAAACTTGAAGGGTAAActagaatgaaacaaaaaatgttaTGTACGGATCATATCATAGTTCATCAGAAAATAGTTGAGGTATGTTTTGATGTTTGATAGTTTCAGGGACTAATTTTACAAAACCCAATACCTGCCAGAATAATCTTATGGGCAACCTCATGCATTTCAATAGATAGAGAAACATGTTTTCAAACGCTAAAGCACTCACGACAGAGCTCacgttttattgttgttgttcagtcactaagtcgtgtccaactctttgtgaccccatggtgttAGCCCAAACCAAAATCCTTTGATCCCAgaagggcatctaggttgtttacCAGAAATTGAAAAGTTCTGGGCTGTGGCTTCATAAATCTTTCAATATTTCTTCAAATTGAAGTAGAAGCAAATATGACAACAtttgctgagcaccgaagaattgatgttttgaactgtggtgttggagaagactcttgagagtcccttggactgcaaggagatccaaccagtccatcctaaaggagatccgtcctgggtgttcattggaaggactgatgctgaagctgaaactccaatattttggccacctgatgcgaagagctgactcattggaaaagacccagatactgggaaagattgagggcaggaggaaaaggggacgacagtggatgagatggttggatggcatcaccgactcaatggacatgagtttgggtaaactccgggagttggtggtggacagggaggcctggcgtgctgtgattcacggggtcgcaaagagtcggacacgactgagcgactgaactgatttgaactgaactgaatgacatttTTTAACTCTCATCCTCCAGCCCTTGGCATTCAACATTCTTCTCTCTGCATctgagtttgcttttgttttctttttttagtttcacatataagtgagatcatagagtatctgtctttctatttctgcttatttcacttggcatagtgCCATTAAAGTTCCTTTATGTTTTCACAAATTTCAGAATTCCCTTCTTTTACATTGCTAAATGAaagtcttttatatatatacatgtgtatatatatatatatcatatttcttttatccattctttttttttttgaaggggggcaagaatactggagtgagttcccattcccttctccaggaatagcttcccaactcagagatcgaacccgggtcgcCCACATTGTAGggagacactttaccatctgagccacaagggaagtatatgtacacacacacacacacacacacacacacacacacacacatatatatatatctcatatttcttttatccattcatctttcaatgttCACTTAGTTGTATCcagatcttggctattgtgaataatgctgcaatgaacatgggagtagaGATGACCTTTCAGATTCCTGATTTCATATTCTTGAATATACACTCAAAAGCGTGATTGCATAATacaatgattttgtttttaattgcctGAAAACCCTCCCTAATGTTCACTATagtgaatgaaaaaaattatattcccatTAATAGTATAGTTccatttttctctacatcctcaccaaactTTTTTGTCTCATATAAATCTCATATGGCCATCCTAACAGATGAAAGGCGATCTCCTTGTGTGTTAtgagttgcatttctctggtgattAGCGATGCTGAGCACCTTCTCATGTTCCTCTGCCCATTCCTATATTTtcattggagaaatatctattcagttcctttcccatttattttcttattatattttttccatttatttttattcgtaggaggctaattactttataatattgtagtggtttttgccatacattgacatgaatcagtcatggatttacatgtattccccatcccaatcccccctcccacctccctccccacatcatccttctgggtcttcccagtgcaccagccccgaacacttgtctcatgcattcaacctgggctagtgatctgtttcactacagataatatacatgttttgatgccgttctcttgaaacatcccaccccagttcgatttctgggtcaggaagatcccctggagaagggttaggcttctcactccagtattcttgggcttcccttgtgactcagctggtgaagaatccacctgcattccaggagacctgggttcaatcccagggtcaggaagatcccctggagaagggaaaacctAAGCATATTCAGCAATGACATGCTAAACATGTTTTTATGGAAATGTTCAAAAAAGTGGTTAAAGTGTATGAAATCACTTGAAGGAAAtggaatttttcaaaagtaatatggtaatagaaatgtaaaagcaaaaaatattaaaataacacatttattttaaaacactcatAATTATAACAGTTGGAAAATTAAGATTCGGTTTTATTCTAcataaaatttcattcctttagattatttttataaacatggccttgttattaaatttaaatctttGAAACATTCTTCTTCAATCTTAAGATGGtaagcaacagaaacaaaatgaTGTATAAATAATCTTGCAGTAGAAAAATTGTATCTATACTTCAAATATTAATaagtatgtttgtgtgtggaggaatttatatttttaattattttttctgaaatctgTAATGTAATAAACCCTATTATTCTGAAAAATATTGCATTATTTTAGAGAGAAATATGGTAAAATCTTCCCCTAATCTAATAAATTAACAGTGTTAACTATATAGCTTAACTCATCATATAGAACATAAATCTATAGtctgaaagaaacatttttttaccCCAAAACTATATGTACTTCCCCCAAGAAATCATGGAAATcataaaaatgcatttcaaacaaatatgtattttgaactaggaaattttgaaaatattaaagtatattttgatCATTCAAATTATTCAATAAGAGATGTTTTTCATCATACCCAAGTTATTTAGCCTGAGAAGATACTACAGTTAAAAAATCACATGTTGTTTTCCTGAGAAGAGCAATTTTTCATTGAAAATCGGTGACATATTTCCCTACGGCCTCATTTTCGTCTTCTGTTCCAGAGCTTTTTCATGGCATTTTgcatctctccatttctcagtGTATAGATCAGAGGGTTCAACATTGGGGTGACGATGGTGTAAAACACTGCCAAGTATTTATCAATGGGTAAAGTGGAAGGAGGTCtcacatacagaaaaatacaggGCACGAAGAAGAGGACCACCACAGTGacgtgggagccacaggtggaccAGGCTCtgcgcctcccttcctgactgagATCCTTCAGGGAGCGCAGGATGACCCCGTAGGAGAGGAGCAAGAGCGTGAAGAGGACCACGCAGATGGCCCCATCATTAGCCAGCACCGTGAAGCCAATTATGCGGATGTCAGTGCAGGCCAGTTTTAACAAGGGGTACATGTCACATCCGAAGtggtcaatgacattggggccacagaaggggagACTGTAAACAAAGAGAATATGAACGATAGCATGTACAAACCCCCCAGTCCAGGCTAACAGCAGTAACAGAACACATACCCGTTGATTCATCACTGTCATATAAtgcagaggcttgcagatggccacgtagcggtcataggccatgagtACCAGGAGCAAaatctcagcaccaccaaataagTGCTCTGTAAAAAGCTGGGTCATGCATGCTTGGAATGAAATGGTTTTCTTTGCGCAGGATAAGTCTATAATCATATTTGGGGTGACTGTAGTAGAATAAACAGCATCCATAAATGATAAGTTGccaagaaagaagtacatggggatGCCAAGCGCTGGGCTGGACACCACGGTCAGGACAATGAGGAGATTGCCCGCCATGGTCACGATGTAGATGAGCAAGAAGATGACAGATAGTATCTTCTGACCCTGGGGGCTCTGAGTGAGCCCCAAGAGGACAAACTCAGTTACATTGTTCCTTTGTTCCATAGGTCTTTCTGCATCTTTTATTCAGAGTTCAGGATGACATTTTCTATCAATATAATTCTTATGACTGACTTCCTGACATGTCATggtaatttgttcattcattcaacaaatgagcAGTATGGTTCTTATACTTTCAGATATTATTAATAAGATCAAGGCTTATTAAAACATCATCATTAATCTCAAAATCTTGCACACTAATAGAGAGGCAATTAATTAGAGACATTTGTGGGAAAAGGACACATCATTAAATAAAGGAGGTGTCACTATTAGCTTTCCATCTGGAAGTTAATTACTGTACGTATACCtaatatctattaaaaataaaaaaaattgattaaaagtttaataaaaatgtaaagcaagaTTTACTTTATATTTACTATCCATTTCATAAAGGAGGTACACTTCTTCATTCTAGGGTTGAAAGAATATTCTTAACCAATCCTTGAAATCTCAAATAGG
This genomic interval carries:
- the LOC136174653 gene encoding olfactory receptor 4A15-like; this encodes MEQRNNVTEFVLLGLTQSPQGQKILSVIFLLIYIVTMAGNLLIVLTVVSSPALGIPMYFFLGNLSFMDAVYSTTVTPNMIIDLSCAKKTISFQACMTQLFTEHLFGGAEILLLVLMAYDRYVAICKPLHYMTVMNQRVCVLLLLLAWTGGFVHAIVHILFVYSLPFCGPNVIDHFGCDMYPLLKLACTDIRIIGFTVLANDGAICVVLFTLLLLSYGVILRSLKDLSQEGRRRAWSTCGSHVTVVVLFFVPCIFLYVRPPSTLPIDKYLAVFYTIVTPMLNPLIYTLRNGEMQNAMKKLWNRRRK